From one Gemella morbillorum genomic stretch:
- a CDS encoding ATP-binding cassette domain-containing protein yields the protein MILHIKNRELERNGKLLCKIKNISLNEGDIVGIIGKNGSGKTSLLKEIYEDVQNDKRNKGSVEFLQFNENLNLDKSGGEMVVQKILEHFANDKGIYLLDEPTTYLDSANVNKIVNLINKKNSTFCIATHDRSFLEKVCTKLWIIEQGELIEFNGDYTEYKEQKEIKISEYNSELKKYQKETRKIRDSIRSMKEEQQGKTLGKPKNMMASDYRIIGTKTKITQNQKKMQKNILKQEEKLNSLSKPKKIEEEYDISFLNIFNKRSKRSFYIEEKEFFINGKCLWMTTNLSFSSGDKVMLVGKNGSGKTTFLNYIKEQIPNNFKVAYFEQNNLEIFEKEETVLNFIRNITDIEEKELRNILALLNFRGTDINKKVSVLSNGEKVKLYFISLLFQETDVLLLDELTNFLDIVTIEAVEKILSKYPGILIMVSHDSQFVKNVGTKVIELNSKEILRFK from the coding sequence GTGATATTACATATTAAAAACAGAGAATTAGAACGCAATGGAAAACTTTTATGTAAAATAAAAAATATAAGTCTAAATGAAGGAGATATTGTTGGAATAATAGGGAAAAATGGTTCCGGGAAAACATCATTATTAAAAGAAATATATGAAGATGTTCAAAATGATAAACGAAACAAAGGAAGTGTAGAGTTTCTTCAATTTAATGAGAATCTTAATTTAGATAAAAGTGGTGGCGAAATGGTAGTTCAAAAGATATTAGAACACTTTGCAAATGATAAGGGAATATATTTGTTAGATGAGCCGACAACATATTTAGATAGTGCTAATGTTAATAAAATAGTGAACTTAATAAATAAAAAAAACTCTACATTTTGTATAGCAACGCATGACAGAAGTTTCCTAGAAAAAGTTTGTACTAAATTGTGGATTATAGAGCAAGGAGAATTAATAGAATTTAACGGAGATTATACAGAGTATAAAGAGCAAAAAGAAATAAAGATTAGTGAATATAACTCAGAGTTGAAAAAATATCAAAAAGAAACTCGTAAAATACGTGATAGTATCCGAAGTATGAAAGAAGAACAACAAGGGAAAACTTTAGGAAAGCCAAAAAATATGATGGCCTCGGATTATCGTATTATAGGAACGAAGACTAAAATCACGCAAAATCAGAAGAAAATGCAGAAAAATATTCTGAAACAAGAAGAAAAATTAAATTCATTGTCTAAACCTAAAAAGATTGAAGAGGAATACGATATATCATTTTTAAACATATTTAATAAAAGAAGTAAGAGAAGTTTTTATATAGAAGAAAAAGAGTTCTTTATTAATGGAAAATGCTTATGGATGACTACCAATCTCTCGTTTAGTAGTGGTGATAAAGTAATGTTAGTAGGAAAAAATGGTTCAGGAAAAACTACATTTCTTAATTATATAAAAGAGCAGATTCCTAACAATTTTAAAGTAGCTTACTTTGAACAAAATAATTTAGAAATTTTTGAAAAAGAGGAAACAGTATTAAACTTTATAAGAAACATAACAGATATAGAAGAAAAAGAGTTGCGTAATATACTTGCTTTACTTAATTTTAGAGGAACAGATATTAACAAAAAAGTGAGTGTTCTCAGCAACGGCGAAAAAGTAAAGTTATATTTTATAAGTCTTCTTTTCCAAGAAACAGATGTTTTGTTGCTGGATGAACTTACAAACTTTTTAGATATTGTAACTATAGAGGCTGTAGAAAAAATACTTTCTAAATATCCTGGGATTCTTATTATGGTCAGTCATGATAGTCAATTTGTAAAAAATGTTGGGACAAAGGTAATAGAGCTAAATTCTAAAGAAATACTAAGGTTTAAATAA